A region of the Channa argus isolate prfri chromosome 3, Channa argus male v1.0, whole genome shotgun sequence genome:
ATCATTACATGGGAACATGTATGTAACCTCCACACAGGAGGCTACACGCACAACTTCACAACTTTATTTCAATTTCCACTTTCCTGAGCATTTCAACATCACCCAGGTCCCCACTGCTTTGCTGTGGCCTCACACTGTTTACCGGGTGTTTTTTCTTCTACGATGACTAATTAAATGTGAGACCTGTACAGTAGCACTTGAATGCAACTTAACATTGTGAGTGGACAGGAAATTAAGAAATAAGGGGAAGTTAAGTTTCCTATTTGTCAacctgaaacaacaaaaagtctGTTGTCATGCAGATATCAAGATGTGTTAATGTACGTGTGATAACTTGCTGGTAACTACTTTTGCAGTGCGagttgtttgttctgtttgccTTTCGACTTGTTACTGTCTTGACTTTTTTGGAAATGAACAGCGACATAGTTCAATCGACCACAGACGCACATGTACCAACatgttattgtttgttttcaaaaatttaatacatttaaggGTCTGatcccccaccccccttcaTTAGGCTAGGGGGGAGGTAAATTAAGTTGTCATTGGAAATTTATTGTTTTGGGGcaatgcagttaaaaaaaacgaCTAGATTAACGTCTTAAATTCAAATTACAGAATTACAAAGGAATTCAAAGAAATTAAAGCTCCTTAGATTTCGCTGGACATGACAGCGCTGTGACTTCTGTTCTGTTGGTATAAATGTCTGGATGTTGGAATATGATTGATGGATTTTATGACAAAGAGTGGCCAATCAGCTACAACACAGTGATTCCCTGTTaaaaccactgacaggtgaaTCACACTGATTGTACAACGGCCACAATATATCAGGCCACAACTACAACAGTCAGTTTATGTGTTGGCCGCAGAGACAATGGGCAAACCAGAGACCAATGTGAATGCCAGATGTCTGGATCTGAGTATGTCCAGAATGGCAGGTGTTGTGGGGTGATCCTGGTGTGCAGAGGTCAGTATCTACCAAAAGTGGGGTTCAATGTTTATTGGAGCATGTGGGATCAGACTGTCCACGCTGGTGTGAACATTGTAACTGAGCATAtgttgaaaataatgaaattcaaTACTAATCTCATAGTCTATAGTTTCAATTGAGTTAACTCTAAATATGTGTCTGTTTTAGATTTGACAACAGTAGTTTGTAGAGTCAAGATAACAGCAGTAAAAGTGAAATTATGTCTCCTTAAAAGGATTTGGGGGTGGAGCAGGAAGTGGGGAGTGGAAGAAACAGGACTGGTCTGCTTCTTAAATTGGCTGCCTGACCATAAGCCTCTgatactttgacatttacactTTGACAACTTTAAAGATGTTACTGTGAGACAACCGTTGGGAGGGAGGTCTCTCTGTGTGAAAACAGGATCTGTTGTCCACATCTATATAAGAGGAAATACCAGGGTGTGTCTTAACAGTGCATTTACTTGGTGGCTGCTTTCGGGTCTTCTGCTCGACGGATTCCAtctttgtacaaaaaaataactcaaaaatGATGTTGACCTTCATTATTTGGGCTGTTTGTTTGATGACTCTCAAACGTGACGTCTATGTGTCCAGTTGTGGTAAGAGAAAAGTTTTCAGTCCACCTCAAAAAGGTCTTTATTGTTAACAGTCTGATCATTATTACTTAGTAATAATTTGTGGAAAAAAGATTAGTGATATTTGTCTGTTCTATATCAAAGCACAATGAGTGATTATTGCCTCTGATTGTtggtatatttcacattttagatCAATTAGATAATTTTACATTGTAgttgtttaaaaccaaaacctttattgtcttttttacaGATGTGAACTGTAAAGATAAACCAGTGTTCACTCCATCCAGACTGGTGGTGAAACATGGAGGTCCAATGTCTGCCACATGTTCTGTATGTCAGTCTGGTTGTACAGACTCGTTTGGTTTGGAAAAATCAGTGGGAACAACATCAAAAAATGGAAACACGATTAAATGGACTGTTGACAAAATGACAGAATGGGAACCATCTCCCTTTTGCTATTATAATGATCCTAAAATTCCTGATAAGCAGTGTTGTACCAAACTGCCCATCACAGTTTACAGTAAGTACACTTGcttgcaacaaaaacaattttgctGGTGACTATGTAACTTTTATAAtcaaaatgagtaaatgtattttaagtacTAAGGTTGTTTACTATCATGCTTTCACTTGCATTTATCTGTTGGTCTCTACAACTGTCTCTGTTTGCCTCCACAGAGCTTCCAGACAGTGTGTCCATCagtatttttaatcacactgGGTCAATGTATGAGGGTCATCAGTACACTCTGCAGTGTGAAGTACAGAATGTTGCTCCTATTGAAAACCTCAGTGTGACCTTCTACAGAGGGAACACACCACTGGGTCAACCACAGTCTGTGAACAATCCAGCAAAGAAACCAGCGAGTGACACGTACAGTCAGAGCATCACTGCCAGCAAAGAAGATGATGGAGCCCAGCACTGGTGTGAAGCTAAGCTTGAACTGGGACCTGAAGGACCACATCCTCCTCCAGTGATGAAGTCACAGAACATTACCACCACGGTCTACTGtgagtctgaaaaaaaaaatagagaacaCAACCCAAATGTTGTGCAACAAAAAGTGTTGCAATAAACCCCAAGTAAGTTTAGGGTTACCACAGCAACcacctgtggtctgtggacgactgccttatcaactgagctacagccaccccagttacttcccactttgacctcagtaaaAAACagatagtagaattatcacctttctgacaatttcaacataaaaactgagaaagtcTAAACTTGTATAAAtcgaattcatggcagagcaactgtattgaattgcatcaagttgcacaggtggtcataatgttatgcctgatacCAGCCTGCTATTAATCTTCTCGTGACAACATGTGgaaataaatcaattttaacTGAGCATGTAACATTAATAATAgcttttatgtttctctgtgtctcctcttcctcactcaAAACATAGATAAACCTTATCTTCAGGGGACATCACATCCAGATCCAATCACTATCGAGGAACAACACCCTCTAAAACTGAACTGCTCGGCTGTGGCAAACCCTCCACCCACCTACACCTGGACGCTCCCAGTAACAGATGCTAACAGATCCTCCATCAGTGGCAGTGTTCTCACTATCAGCTCTGTAACGTCTGCAGATAAAGGGAATTACAGCTGTACTGTCAACAACACGATGGGGAATCAAACCGTGACGTTTAGTGTGGATGTCCAACGTGAGTTCACACAGAACCAAAATGTTGCTGCCatgaaacaaaaagtcaaaattatttctgtatttcagcTTCCTAAaagtttttactttcactttaataaaacaGTGTATAAAACCTCCCAACAGCTTCCAAGTTTGCCACCATTCTGTagtctgtacagtaaatacgAGGATTCTGCTGGCAGCCAGTTAGATTATCTGAGCACAAAGAGAGGAAACAACAGGACATAGTTGGCCTGGTCCTGTCCAAAAGTTAGTGTGCAGAAAGTCTGAACCAACATGAACTTTTggtttgaaatgtcaaaaacccAGTTActtcccactttgacctcagtaaaaaaaacacatggtagaattatcacctttctgacaatttcaacataaaaactgagaaagtcTAAACTTGTATAAAtcgaattcatggcagagcaactgtattgaattgcatcaagttgcacaggtggtcataatgttatgcctgatacCAGCCTGCTATTAATCTTCTCGTGACAACATGTGgaaataaatcaattttaacTGAGCATGTAACATTAATAATAgcttttatgtttctctgtgtctcctcttcctcactcaAAACATAGATAAACCTTATCTTCAGGGGACATCACATCCAGATCCAATCACTATCGAGGAACAACACCCTCTAAAACTGAACTGCTCGGCTGTGGCAAACCCTCCACCCACCTACACCTGGACGCTCCCAGTAACAGATGCTAACAGATCCTCCATCAGTGGCAGTGTTCTCACTATCAGCTCTGTAACGTCTGCAGATAAAGGGAATTACAGCTGTACTGTCAACAACACGATGGGGAATCAAACCGTGACGTTTAGTGTGGATGTCCAACGTGAGTTCACACAGAACCAAAATGTTGCTGCCatgaaacaaaaagtcaaaattatttctgtatttcagcTTCCTAAaagtttttactttcactttaataaaacaGTGTATAAAACCTCCCAACAGCTTCCAAGTTTGCCACCATTCTGTagtctgtacagtaaatacgAGGATTCTGCTGGCAGCCAGTTAGATTATCTGAGCACAAAGAGAGGAAACAACAGGACATAGTTGGCCTGGTCCTGTCCAAAAGTTAGTGTGCAGAAAGTCTGAACCAACATGAACTTTTggtttgaaatgtcaaaaacccAGTTActtcccactttgacctcagtaaaaaaaacacatagtagaattatcacctttctgacaatttcaacataaaaactgagaaagtcTAAACTTGTATAAAtcaaattcatggcagagcaactgtattgaattgcatcaagttgcacaggtggtcataatgttatgcctgatacCAGCCTGCTATTAATCTTCTCGTGACAACATGTGGaaataaatcacttttaacTGAGCATGTAACATTAATAATAgcttttatgtttctctgtgtctcctcttcctcactcaAAACATAGATAAACCTTATCTTCAGGGGACATCACATCCAGATCCAATCACTATCGAGGAACAACACCCTCTAAAACTGAACTGCTCGGCTGTGGCAAACCCTCCACCCACCTACACCTGGACGCTCCCAGTAACAGATGCTAACAGATCCTCCATCAGTGGCAGTGTTCTCACTATCAGCTCTGTAACGTCTGCAGATAAAGGGAATTACAGCTGTACTGTCAACAACACGATGGGGAATCAAACCGTGACGTTTAGTGTGGATGTCCAACGTGAGTTCACACAGAACCAAAATGTTGCTGCCatgaaacaaaaagtcaaaattatttctgtatttcagcTTCCTAAaagtttttactttcactttaataaaacaGTGTATAAAACCTCCCAACAGCTTCCAAGTTTGCCACCATTCTGTagtctgtacagtaaatacgAGGATTCTGCTGGCAGCCAGTTAGATTATCTGAGCACAAAGAGAGGAAACAACAGGACATAGTTGGCCTGGTCCTGTCCAAAAGTTAGTGTGCAGAAAGTCTGAACCAACATGAacttttggtttaaaatgtcaaaaacccAGTTActtcccactttgacctcagtaaaaaaaacacatagtagaattatcacctttctgacaatttcaacataaaaactgagaaagtcTAAACTTGTATAAAtcaaattcatggcagagcaactgtattgaattgcatcaagttgcacaggtggtcataatgttatgcctgatacCAGCCTGCTATTAATCTTCTCGTGACAACATGTGGaaataaatcacttttaacTGAGCATGTAACATTAATAATAgcttttatgtttctctgtgtctcctcttcctcactcaAAACATAGATAAACCTTATCTTCAGGGGACATCACATCCAGATCCAATCACTATCGAGGAACAACACCCTCTAAAACTGAACTGCTCGGCTGTGGCAAACCCTCCACCCACCTACACCTGGACGCTCCCAGTAACAGATGCTAACAGATCCTCCATCAGTGGCAGTGTTCTCACTATCAGCTCTGTAACGTCTGCAGATAAAGGGAATTACAGCTGTACTGTCAACAACACGATGGGGAATCAAACCGTGACGTTTAGTGTGGATGTCCAACGTGAGTTCACACAGAACCAAAATGTTGCTGCCatgaaacaaaaagtcaaaattatttctgtatttcag
Encoded here:
- the LOC137124697 gene encoding hemicentin-1-like, coding for MMLTFIIWAVCLMTLKRDVYVSSCDVNCKDKPVFTPSRLVVKHGGPMSATCSVCQSGCTDSFGLEKSVGTTSKNGNTIKWTVDKMTEWEPSPFCYYNDPKIPDKQCCTKLPITVYKLPDSVSISIFNHTGSMYEGHQYTLQCEVQNVAPIENLSVTFYRGNTPLGQPQSVNNPAKKPASDTYSQSITASKEDDGAQHWCEAKLELGPEGPHPPPVMKSQNITTTVYYKPYLQGTSHPDPITIEEQHPLKLNCSAVANPPPTYTWTLPVTDANRSSISGSVLTISSVTSADKGNYSCTVNNTMGNQTVTFSVDVQHKPYLQGTSHPDPITIEEQHPLKLNCSAVANPPPTYTWTLPVTDANRSSISGSVLTISSVTSADKGNYSCTVNNTMGNQTVTFSVDVQHKPYLQGTSHPDPITIEEQHPLKLNCSAVANPPPTYTWTLPVTDANRSSISGSVLTISSVTSADKGNYSCTVNNTMGNQTVTFSVDVQHKPYLQGTSHPDPITIEEQHPLKLNCSAVANPPPTYTWTLPVTDANRSSISGSVLTISSVTSADKGNYSCTVNNTMGNQTVTFSVDVQHKPYLQGTSHPDPITIEEQHPLKLNCSAVANPPPTYTWTLPVANRSSISGSVLTISSVTSADEGKYSCTVRNKMGNQTVTFNVDVQRLPSTTPPPNSGTGRKLIHRCDFISKSLSDHISVLLRSCSVSFERLELKIMFFRSILLVFLIIFLRSVHMSGCDVNCIDKAVFTPSRLVVKHGDLTSATCTVCQSDCADTLFDFESPVGTKSKNGTLIKWTVDKMTEWEPSPYCSYNDPDIPDKQCCTHLPITVYKLPDSVSISIFNHTGLMYEGHQYTLQCEVQNVAPIENLSVTFYRGNTPLGQPQSVNNTAKKPASDTYSEKITASKEDDGAQYWCEAKLELGPEGPHPPPVMKSQNITTTVYYKPRLNVSEKSITITAGNHLQLTCSAVGNPKPSITWTRANSTIAIADSNVLNISPVATTDKGEYICSASNKIATVVVSVKVEVQVNYVPYIIAGTALLIVVVLVLFVVVYMYYYRNYRMGQYNLKDVFQLHKQLIPGPSA